AAGCAATCCTCTGTTAGTGAGTTATGCTCGGCCAACTTGGTTATTTCTGGAATTCATAATTAATTACGTTAGTGAACTACAATTATACGGTCTGTGAAACAGGGACGTTCCTCCGAGGAATCCTACGAATCCGGAGAAGCCAAATACAACTTCCAATGGGCTGTCGATCACGATGACTCCGGCAACAACTACGGACACCAAGAAGCCCGTGACGGTGAAgacactcagggatcctactacgtgcacctccccgacggccgccttcagaccgtcaagtacttcgtggacggcgactccggctacgtgGCTGAGGTCAACTACGATGGCGAAGCTCGATTCCCCGACTCGTACGAGTCTGCTTCCTTCGAGTCCCGCGAATACAGGCCGCGATACTTCTATGATTCCAATGAATCAAAGTAATTATTATAGTTTGACCGAACCCCAGTAGGTATAACTTTTGAAaaaccttttatttatatatttatgtaaagaaattaataaatttgCCATATGCAATAACTTTTCGTTCCTTTCAACCATTCCTTCTTGGTATTTAATACCTTGGTAAGTAAGACAATTTTGATGCTAAATGTTTAAAGAATATGTACCTTTAAATTAAATAATCTGCTTTATAAATAATGAAGTAGCCatttgatcacacacacatacatatatacacagtatttatTGTTGCTCTTATCTTACTTTCCCATTATTGACAGTACGATTCATGGATCTCTAGGTGTTATACCATCAATGTTCTAAAAAAAAgtggccgattttttttttttttttatcacatttaaCGCAAAAAAAGGTTTATATCGCGTTCCGAGAAGAACGTTTATCCATCTATGTTAGGTAACTCTGCGCGGACTGAGTTTTGGGTTGTGTGCATGAACGGCTCGTGGACctagcttctcgccaatgagtgATTGTCAACGATAGATGAAAGATTAAACATATTAGATTTGGGGAGAATTTCCTCAATAGTATGCCAAGTTTGAGAACTTGTAATGAATGGTTCAAAACAAACTGACACTAGACGAGAAAATGCGTTTTCTTCACGTCATTAGAACACATTATTGTTTCTCATGCGCGTATTGACAGATATGAAGGTATCAAGacacttttttttgcttttgcgaCAATAACAGCCGTAGAAGTAAATCAGAGGAAACATAGTTTCAAGGAAGACAGTCATGATGCTCAAGTTTTGGGAattcatgaatatgattattttatgctCGATAACGTCCCTTGCCAGCAAAACGAAGGGTAAGACCTAGCAAGATCTGTAGAAGCTAGCAGTTAACATGTACTATTTCGTCAATCTTGCTGAATCCATGCCAAAATGGCCGCAGATGGTATGGCAGCAGAAAGGAACATGATCAAGTACTAAGTGTATGAAAGactatattattattcatgtaaacaaacagttcatgtcatttttttttttttttttttttttttttttgcgggcacTATATATCTTAATAAATTTTGTTGAAGACCgcgcataataacaacaataatggcgataatgataataatgatagtggaggtggtggtgatgattaagataatgaaaattataataataataatgaaaaaccaaGTAATTGgggtctcagaaaaaaaaaacaaaaaaacaacgtacGTATCCAAAATGCAATTGCTGTAttctttattgatttacttactaTTTTCTTCGTAACTTAAGGGCAACAGAAAATAGTAATCCACTTCCTGGTCTCTCACTTGGTTACTTAATATCtatatgtggaaaaaaaataaactctaTTGCCTAAtctttgataataaggataacaaagtaTATGTAATATGAAAGCTCTTTTTCCTTCCAGTAAagaaagagtaggggagagagggagacagagagaggtgaaaTATAACAGATGCGATAGTTTTGAGatatggataagtagatagatagataagtaagtaggtataaatatatatatatatatatatatatatatatatatatatatatatatatatatatatatatagagagagagagagagagagagcgagagagaaatacattaGTGTAATGTTTCTACAAACCGCACTGAGCACATATAATTTACAAGTAAACGGATTTCTATTAGATATCCCCACACATTCGTCCACACAAACGCTGAACAGATCAAACTCGAAATATTCATGCGTAAGGAGTAAATATCTACCCCTATACgtaaattcataaaacaaaaaaaaaacaaaaaatcccctGAACTGCAAGGTTGGAGTATATTCTGAAtaggaaaaagcaaaacaaagatatCATACCATATAAGAGACACCACGATATCTTTTTTGTTCTTGTCACTTTCCGAGAATATGATAAAAACACATATTGTGTATCAACTATACCTTACTCTAATAGAGATTTGAACGCCAGTGTTATAAAGAGGTGACTTTGTTCAATTTAAACACTATTATAGCCATGAAGGTAAGTTGAATCTCcagtttcatttattgttttttctcgatatatatatgtgtgtgtgttcatgcaaagGGCCATTCATGACTAAATCGCAGACCCATTGGCGGCTATGTTTCACgtgaaattattatttatttccagTCACTAAATCACAAATGCTATAATGGTATGATGTAAATGCAAAGGATCTTCTATCAAATTCTTGTATAACTCACTGGACTCATAGAAGTATtgtacatttttatcatcattatcgtaattactgttattatttggaATTAACTGCCTGAGTAAGGACAGTTAACACAGAACAGTCTTTGATGATGTAACACTCAGAGATCCCTTAATTTTTCAAATTCttaaggagaaaataaatgagtggaccgatatatatatatatatatatatatatatatatatatatatagagagagagagagagagagagagagagagagagagagagagaaatatgcatgtacatataatttctctatagatacagtatatatatgtgtgtgcgtatctatacagcacacattgtgtgtgcccccacacacatacacttcattATTTGGAAGATCACTTAAATTcgattttttgtctctctcgtgTCACCTACCGATAAGGTATAGTTTAATTAAATGTACCAAAATTTGCTTCAGAAGGCTAGTTTATTGTTAtcggtacataaatacataaataaaaagtcTTTCAAAAGTTTCACCTACTGAGGTTTAACcaagctattgttattacttggaCTCATTAGAATCATAGAAGTATCGTGGCCTGTATTCACGGGACTCGAAGGAAGCAGACTCGTAGGAGTCGGGGAATCGAGCTTCGCCATCGTAGTTAACTTCAGCTacgtagccggagtcgccgtccacgaagtacttgacggtctgcaggcgaccgtcggggaggtgcacgtagtaggatccctgagtgtcTTCACCGTCACGGGCTTCCTGGTGTCCGTAGTTGTTGCCGGAGTCATCGTGATCGACAGCCCATTGGAAGTTGTATTTGGCTTCTCCGGATTcgtaggattcctcagaggagcgTCTCTGTTTCACAGACCATAAGAGTATTGTTCACTGATAGTATTAATTGTGAATTCAAGAAATCACCAAGTTGTCCAAACATAAATCATAAACAGAAGATTGCTTAGACTTCGAATAACTAACCTGAGGTGGTCGGTATTCGTAGGACTCAAAGCTGTCTGCAGCAGCAAGGGCTGCCAAACCGAGGAGGATGAAGACCTGAAACACGAGATTTGTTGATACAATATATGAACTGAGTTCTTACAGTAATGATTagtttaatagtttttttttttttttacacgataGCCGTTAAATCCTAAGGTTCGCCTACCTTGGTGTTCATTTTTGAGTAAGATTTCAGAGGCTTCTGATACTTCCACCCTGAATGCTGAGCAATATATACCTCAGCAAACGCGGCGCATTCATTCAAGGTCaactttttttacatttgttactAAAAGTTGTGGGCAGGGGCTTCGCATCAATGATTCATACACAAGACACTTCCACGCACGAATGAACACAAACACGCTTACAAACATAGTCACAAACCTGTATACatcatacatgaatgtataaatccaagtgcgcgcacacacacacacacacacacacacacacacacacacacacacacacacacacacacacacacacacacaagcacattcacGCGTGGGCAACTTAGGGTTGCTTAACGAACATTTCAAGCACTGATTGCATAATGCAATACCTCTGCTTCGGAAAAGTGATTGAAAGTTACTTACGATACAAGGaccagtatatatgtacacagaaggTACTATAAgactgatattgatattaaattacatttttttacacTATATTACATTATAGGACTATATGTGTGCCTGTTAGCTGTGTTATGACAAATAGCACATACTTAACAGGTTGAACTCCGGATTAAAGTGCATTTGTAAGCACAATGCCTCGGGGCCCCAACCACGATCAGAAGTTATGATATTGTGTCGTTCTCTCGTGAAGATAATgttccattttttattattgatatatgctGCTTTTTGCTTTCCTTCCAAATTAAAACGACAATATGTCAGAGGAAGCATGAGTGTTAGTTATTCTTCTTAATATGTGAAAAATCCTGTCACTTCCTGTGTCAGTTAATACTGACATAAAATAATTGTTGGGATGGTAAAAAATAACAGATAGGAAAACTAGAGCATAGAAATGATGCTAACCATTAGTTTAAAACATTTCCTGTTGTTTCTTCCTCCACATGATTAATATTTGATGTTTTGAATAGGTAGAAGTTGCGGAGATAATTATGACCTAAAAGTATTCGAGGGAAGTAGGAAATATTAAAGGTGATGACTGCTAAAAGACAGGGTTTAAGCACCTTTAAAtctctaattatatatctgaTATTACCTCATAACATAACAAGCAATTAGACCACCACATAGGTATTAATTCTCAATTAACTTTTTGTAGGGACGGATCTCCCATCGCTCAATCTGAAACCCTTTCCTTTCTGCAAACATGTACATTTTTAATTGCATAACATATACCTTATATTGtctaatgataaaagatattttcataaatatgtgAAGCGTGTTCCTGTCAAATATTGCTCacttcttcataaaaaaaaaaaaaaaaattctgtaacCCTTTCAATAAATATTATAGCCTCTCATATTTACATAACAAAactagaaattattttttttcagcatACTCATACTATTCAGCAAAGATTCTGCAACAgaaggatatacatatagatacctagaggtagacagaaagacaaacaaacatacagacggatagagagagatgcaatAAAACATGTGATATTtttgagaaatagagataaagatgaaatatAAGAGAAGAAATTCCTCTGAACaagtgagagtgcgagagagagagagtgatagagagagagagagagagagagagagagagagagagagagagagagagagagagagagagagagagagagaactgtaaTGAAGTTTGAATCTACAAAGCGCACTGTACACATCTACATTACAAGGACACATGGCTTATTAGTGTAATAACCTAAAAACTCCCACACTAGCATTCATCCATCACATATTTTGAACAAATCAAACTCGAAAGAGTCAAGTGTAAAAAGTTTTGCTTCCTAATTTTAGGTCAAAGCCAAATATCCATCCAGACACATTAACTAATTCTAACATCCCTTGAACCTTAGGGCTAGAGTCAATTCTGAACAGAAAAAAAGGCCCAAAACATACAGGAGATACAACGAGATCCTTCGCGTTCTCGTCAGTTTCCGAGAATGTGATAGAATCCTGTGTGTCACGTAATCTATAACAGACATAAACTAAGCaagttatatatgaaaataagttAACAGCGTTCATTCTGCACTAGTTTTGTTTACATATGACGAAAAATTATAACTGGAATAATCTAATTTCTTACTGTTTCCCTGGAGATggaaatttatttatgtatttattattcattatacagAGATTCGCTGTTCGAGGGTCATGCATCGCAACATTGTAGGCTCATTAGGAGCTAAGGTTCACGTGAAATATTccatatttactatttattttatataggtATGAATTAAATGGAACAAAACTTGTTTTAAAATGCAGATTTATtagattcatacataaatatataaatacaatgtcTTAGAAAAGTTTCTATGTCATGAGGCTCAGTCAAGTGGCATGATTACTTAGACTCATTGGAGTCATAGAAATATCGTGGCCTGTATTCGCGGGACTCGAAGGAAGCAGACTCGTATGAGTCGGGGAATCGAGCCTCGCCATCGTAGTTGACCTCAGCcacgtagccggagtcgccgtccacgaagtacttgacggtctgcaggcggccgtcagggaggtgcacgtagtaggatccctgagtgtcTTCACCGTCACGGGCTTCCTGGTGTCCGTAGTTGTTGCCTGAGTCGTCGTGATCGACAGCCCATtggaagtcgtacttggcttctCCGGATTCGTAAGATTCCTCGGAGGAGCGTCTCTGTTTTATAGAACGAAAGTGTTGTTCAATtataaacataaaagaaagacaaatctgTCAAAACATCAGTCACTGCCAGAGGAATTTTAGACTTCAAGTAACTAACCTGTGGTGGTCTGTATTCGTAGGACTCGAAACTGTCTGCAGCAGCAATGGCTGCCAGGCCGAGGAGGATGAAGATCTAAAATACGAGttttgttaatgtgtgtatataaataaaaacaacatgattttgatgtatattcataaatattattcCCATTAAGTATTCTGAATTCTCAAAGCCGTGAACGTTGTTGAGCGTACTTTGAAGATAAATTTTAAAGTTCGCTTACCTTGGTGTTCATGGTGATGGATTTCAGAAGTTACTGATACTTTCCCCGTGAAAGCTGAGCAATATATACTTCAGCCTCGGCGCAAACGTGGCGCAAGGCCACTCAAGggcatttttttttacaggtgtTAATGGTAGAAATATTGATATTCCTCATATTTCAATTaaattacaagcacacacacatatacacacatgtccaaCATACTCGATCATacgtacattatacacacacttgACCAGTCACACATATTTGCAAACAAATGTTCTGAATACAATTATAAACAACGTAAGCCAAACATTTGTACTGACTTAAATATAAATTCTCAAAGACGCACACAGTCATTACTGCCGGACGAACATTACTATATGCAGTAAGCACCGAAGCAATTAGCACACACGGATACATTGACATGCTCCCATACAATACCACTCACGCGCAcagtgtacatacgtacacataataCATAAGTGTACACAGTACAGACCGCATACGTATAGATGTACTTAAACTTCAGACACTCAATGTCAAGCGCGCACAGTCACACAATCGTAACATAGGAATCCTTAATGAACATTCCATATTTAAGGTAAAATAAACTGTACAATGCagcaaaggagaaatagaaaatgagacggGTTTCACTTTGTATTTTCAAATCAAGACGAGTTTCCGTTCCCTTCTGTCCTATAACTGTGGTTCTTTTACATGTGTACATCTTTTACTATATAgtttttcttacattttataaaatgtagaaaagataaaaaataaagagggggaagcggagggggaggggattgattgattatttgtaATTATCTGTCGCGTCAACAGCTACGGTCATTAAAGGGAAATTTCTTTTTGGATTGAAGTGTTAgtaatctatcaataaatgtctcataaatgaaaatgtataacaatttgtatatcaaaatcattaatataCTTTAAATGTATAAAATCAGTCCATAAATATTATGGATGATTAATAATTCATGCATAATTTGGTTAACAATATTAGTCTCCTGTAGGAAACTAATAAAATTTACCATGtcacaacccccccctccctacatTTTTCAGTGCATGTGGAGGAGACAAGTACATATTTCTTTGGTCcgagaatgctgcacatctttccactacaagTGCGACCCTTAATAGCACAACATGTTTCACTTTTACCCATCATCGGCCTATGAGTCAATCTTGTGTTCCCGATTCTCAGTCTTGACACAAATTCTACTTGTTggttgggatggacgctggtcacccaactgccaaggtcatctctaatctctcgtaaTTCGTTTCTAGAATCATGCCTCCATTCATCGGCGAAGACAACGTCTGATGCTGAGTTTCAAATcggtgggtgggagaggaaaacggctgagcggcagctgccttagccctccgatcagctcgcttattcccactgataccaaaatacactggcacccaacacaaagttgtctttttacgtgctgacatcagtgcaagccaattttgaatctcccttaccactggatgtTATGAGTtattaagctcttgattgcttgcaaggtaTTGCGAGATTCGCAATATACTACAACAGAATAGTTCCTAAGATCTCTAAGGGGGTAAGGGTAATGTGGATAGCCAGAGAGATAGATTTTTGATAGATGCTGTTTAACTAAGAGGCATGTGAATGTGTCTATTACTAAAACATACGACCTATTAGTGAATATACGGTCCAGAGAATTTTTCAGATTAAAAGTACACTACATTCTGTATCCAGATATGATAAATGAACTGAATCCCACCCCCTACCTTACAAGAGCTGGGAGTTTTAGATGATAACGTCATATCTTATGGAAGACATTTTGATCTCTTTTTCACCTGTGGTCTTAATATTaaacttaattaattaatttataatcaGAAGATATATCCAAATACAATTCATTGtattaagcatatatatgaaaacgtgCGTTGAAAAGGAATGTAAGAACAGCAAAGAGAAATAAACTTTACTGTTTTTATGCTATGCATCGCGCATTAATACTTATTCGTTTGCCGTGAAGTTAGGAAatcacatgaacatacacattcTTGATTCTGCATCAATTTTGATGTGCTTTTCTTAACAACAGctaaatttgattttttaaagcAAGGTTCTTATAGGTTGTTTAACTTCAAAGAAGTTTGATTGTAAACttggaataagattttttttcgaaGAGGTTGAATGCTCAACCCTCTTATTCGTCTTTGACAATGGGtgtaatcgtattttttttttttttttttttttatcatagtacAACGGTTTGATTCAATACGTCACGTTACCACATCAGAGAGTCATAacgattttatatatctatcaactatTCACTTCTAGTATTTGAATTGTGAATAATAGCATAGTTGTTGTAATCATATACTGTCAATGCATCAAAATTTGTTCCAGAAAGCAGATTTATTaattttgtacataaatatataaattgaacaTCTTTGAAAACCTTATCTACAGAAGTTCGATAAAGCCAGACTCATTACTTCGACTCGTTGGAGTCATAGACGTATCGTGGCCTGTATTCGCGGGACTCGAAGGAAGCAGACTCGTACGAGTCGGGGAatcgagcctcgccctcgtagttgacctcagccacgtagccggagtcgccgtccacgaagtacttgacggtctgcaggcgaccgtcggggaggtgcacgtagtaggatccctgagtgtcTTCACCGTCACGAGCTTCCTGGTGTCCGTAGTTGTTGCCAGAGTCTTCGTGATCGACAGCCCATtggaagtcgtacttggcttcACCGGATTcgtaggattcctcagaggagcgCCTCTATTTCATAGACATTAAAAGttgtttattgctatcattatttatagGCTTAAGAAGACACACAATTGTTGATCTTTAATAAGAGACAGAGCCTTATTTAGAGCTCAAATGACTAACCTGTGGTGGCCTGTATTCGTAGGACTCGAAGCTATCTGCAGCAGCAATGGCTGCCAGACCGAGGAGGATGAAGACCTGGAATACGAGTTttcttaatgaatatataaataaaagattatattAGTATTCGattatcagtatatacatatatatttaatttcaaagTCCTCAGATTGCGGATGAGAactttacataaaataaataaagttcgCTTACCGTGGTGTTCATATTGTTGTAAGATTTCAGAAGCTACTGATACTTCCCCTTGAAAACAGAACAATATATACTTCTGCAACGGCGCAAGGTCACTGAAGGACAGCGTTTTTTATGGGTGTTACTACAAGTTTGGGCGGGGCTTTTGTGGTAGAAATATTGCAATTGAATCActagcacacacagatacacatacataggcaACGCACCGGCTCTCCTGCATGCTTACACACAACCCTTTACAAGGCTATCTCAAAAAGATACACTGAACACAATTACAGTCACTATGAACCAAAAATAATTGTAAACACTGAAAATGTTCAAAGACGctcacgcgcccacacacatactcgcGCGTGTGCAACATGGCATTGCATAATGAAAATTCCTTTCTGCAGCAAGCACCAACGTTTCTAGCACAGATAAGTCAAGGGTCAGACCAATGATAAAAAGacacgacgaaataacgaaatggtTGGTCCAAGAATGGAAACAAAGAACGCAAGACAGGAAGAACTGGAAAATCTTGAGAGAGGCCTGCGTCCTACAGTGGATCGATACAGGCTGAGGatgattaaatagatatataaatatatttatacaaatatataatatgtacacacacacagagtatatatatatatatatatatatatatatatatatatatatatatatatgtatatatatatgattaaatagatatataaatatatttatacaaatgattaaatagatatataaatatatatatacaaatatataatatgtacacagacacacacagtatatatatatatatatatatatatatatatatatatatatatatatatatatatatatatatatatatatacatacatacatactctgtgtgtgtgtacatattatatatttgtataaatatatttatatatctatttaatcatcatcagcctgtatcgATTCACTGTAGGACGCAGGCCTCTCTCAAGATTTTCCAGTTCTTCCTGTCTTGCGTTCTTTGTTTCCATTCTTGGACCAaccatttcgttatttcgtcgtgtCTTTTTATCATTGGTCTGACCCTTGGCCTCCTTATGTTATCTGTATCCAAGTCTGTTACCTATTCCTGTTCATGTTAAGTCTAActttcacactttctcttttcagatcgtttattaattacTGCAATTCATTTGCTGActcgctgaagagaacaatattgtcAGCAAATCTTGGATTGCTTAAACGTTCACCCCCAATttcgataccctttccgttccattctagctgattgaatatttcctcaagggaaCAGTTTGAGTGAAATGGTTCCGCCCTGTCTAATtggtattttactgtttttttatggttGCTGCCCCATCTTCGCATATATCTTCCAAtaatctacttcctcttctttcttcatataACTTCTAACACTGCTGGTATTTGCACAcagccttttcgtaatcgatgaatggcATACACAGGAGTtttctatatacttttttttccttatatggGTTAAGGTGTAGATGTGTCTATTGTTGAGGATCCACTGcgaaagcctgcctgttctctaggctggtaagAATCTAGGGTGTCAAagatgtgagttgtgatgacttttgtgaacagtttgtaaataccGAAAGGAGACTTACGGGTCGTTAGGTTTTTAGATCCATTTTATCCCCATTTTAATGAAAAATTGTTGCATTTCTTTAGGCTTTTGGAGTTTTGCAGTTGATCAGACATTTGTTGTAAGGGTATTGCTAGTTTCGCTGTTGCAACTTCTACATCTGTtaaaaggtctatactaattccgtctacaccttgtatatatgtgtgtatgtgtgtgtgtgtgcatacattcataaatatatctgtatgtgtgtatatatgtgtgtgtatatatatatgtattcatatataaatatatatgtatatatatatatatatatatatatatatatatatatgggtggaaaAGTTAAATGTGTAATCATcagttccttcctttcttctgcaTGGAAAATATGGTCAAAGTATGGTCATATGTTATCATATGAAACAAAGGTTTCTTGTTCAGAGCCATTGTCTGCATCAAATGCATGTTGTTTACAACTATAGcagtgtgcatgcatatatatatatatatatatatatatatatatatatatatatataaaaggtatgaatgagaatgaatatcttcacaatacaagagatgtatttgaccggtttcgactatgtcttcgtcagaaatacatgaaattcatgtattt
The window above is part of the Penaeus chinensis breed Huanghai No. 1 chromosome 14, ASM1920278v2, whole genome shotgun sequence genome. Proteins encoded here:
- the LOC125032223 gene encoding pro-resilin-like, encoding MNTKIFILLGLAAIAAADSFESYEYRPPQRRSSEESYESGEAKYDFQWAVDHDDSGNNYGHQEARDGEDTQGSYYVHLPDGRLQTVKYFVDGDSGYVAEVNYDGEARFPDSYESASFESREYRPRYFYDSNESK
- the LOC125032219 gene encoding pro-resilin-like, with the protein product MNTKVFILLGLAALAAADSFESYEYRPPQRRSSEESYESGEAKYNFQWAVDHDDSGNNYGHQEARDGEDTQGSYYVHLPDGRLQTVKYFVDGDSGYVAEVNYDGEARFPDSYESASFESREYRPRYFYDSNESK
- the LOC125032216 gene encoding pro-resilin-like is translated as MNTTVFILLGLAAIAAADSFESYEYRPPQRRSSEESYESGEAKYDFQWAVDHEDSGNNYGHQEARDGEDTQGSYYVHLPDGRLQTVKYFVDGDSGYVAEVNYEGEARFPDSYESASFESREYRPRYVYDSNESK
- the LOC125032213 gene encoding pro-resilin-like → MNTKVFILLGLAAIAAADSFESYEYRPPQGRSSEESYESGEAKYNFQWAVDHDDSGNNYGHQEARDGEDTQGSYYVHLPDGRLQTVKYFVDGDSGYVAEVNYDGEARFPDSYESASFESREYRPRYFYDSNESK